Proteins encoded together in one Alteribacter keqinensis window:
- the ltaE gene encoding low-specificity L-threonine aldolase encodes MIDLRSDTVTRPTPGMRQAMADALVGDDVYEEDPAVNELEAYCARLTGKEAALFVTSGTQGNQVAVLTHMRQGEEIIMDDRAHVFLYEGGATAALAGVQSRTLPSEKGQIAIDDIAAAVRMSDVHFPDTGLIWLENTHNKSGGSVLSPDYMAKVADLAKEHQIPVHMDGARLFNASVATGIPVSEIAKHTTTVQFCLSKGLGAPVGSILAGDRAFIERARKWRKRLGGGLRQAGVLAAPALLALKNGFNFIETDHDHAKQLARAVSELDGFYIENTVETNMVLVNTKETGKTSEDWVAEMKRQGVLAVPYGPYTIRLTTHRDLDQTAIKDAISGITKARHQLKG; translated from the coding sequence ATGATCGATTTACGAAGTGATACAGTAACGAGACCGACTCCCGGGATGCGTCAGGCTATGGCCGATGCCCTCGTCGGTGATGATGTATATGAAGAAGACCCTGCGGTTAATGAACTGGAAGCCTACTGCGCCAGGCTGACAGGAAAAGAGGCGGCCCTTTTCGTTACCAGCGGCACCCAGGGTAATCAGGTAGCTGTATTAACCCATATGCGGCAGGGAGAAGAAATAATCATGGACGACCGCGCCCACGTCTTTCTTTATGAAGGTGGCGCAACTGCCGCTCTTGCCGGCGTTCAGTCCAGAACTCTCCCCAGTGAAAAAGGACAGATTGCCATTGACGATATCGCCGCCGCCGTAAGGATGAGTGATGTTCATTTTCCAGATACAGGTCTTATCTGGCTTGAAAATACCCACAATAAAAGCGGAGGATCTGTTCTTTCCCCTGATTACATGGCAAAGGTAGCGGATCTTGCAAAAGAACATCAGATTCCGGTTCATATGGACGGCGCCCGTTTATTTAATGCCTCAGTTGCAACAGGAATCCCCGTAAGTGAGATTGCAAAGCATACGACCACCGTACAATTCTGTCTGTCCAAAGGACTCGGTGCCCCCGTCGGTTCAATTCTTGCGGGAGACAGAGCTTTTATTGAGAGGGCGAGAAAATGGCGAAAACGCCTGGGCGGCGGATTAAGACAGGCCGGTGTCCTTGCTGCCCCTGCTCTTCTTGCACTAAAGAATGGCTTTAATTTTATAGAGACCGACCACGATCACGCGAAACAACTGGCCCGGGCTGTTTCTGAGCTCGACGGTTTTTATATTGAGAATACTGTAGAAACAAACATGGTTCTTGTGAATACGAAAGAAACGGGCAAAACGAGTGAAGACTGGGTGGCTGAGATGAAGCGCCAGGGCGTACTTGCCGTTCCCTACGGCCCATATACAATCCGGCTTACCACTCACCGCGACCTTGACCAGACAGCGATTAAAGATGCGATATCAGGAATCACAAAAGCCCGGCATCAGTTGAAAGGATGA